One window from the genome of Crateriforma spongiae encodes:
- a CDS encoding UDP-3-O-acyl-N-acetylglucosamine deacetylase, whose amino-acid sequence MDGSRTPTTASGKPTGRNQHTIASPCSVRGRGYWSGQDVHLTISPAPVNTGVRLVRSDLPDQPSLLATTDRSDAISFRTLLRDGDASFAMVEHLMAALAGLEIDNCVVEIDGEEMPGLDGSSLAFVEALQSAGLVIQADTRMQLVIHQPLRLRHNDGWIEATPSISGETYFEYQLNYGDDSPVPAGNFGIEMTPHRFVRQVAPARTFVTKEQADALHASGVASHVTHHDLLVFDDDGPIDNPLRYRNECSRHKTLDMIGDLALVPCDLIGRFISHRGGHILNGMLAKRLSEMLTQQRAGEQTRRKVA is encoded by the coding sequence ATGGACGGTTCACGCACACCAACCACCGCGTCGGGCAAACCGACCGGGCGGAACCAACACACCATCGCCAGCCCGTGCTCTGTCCGCGGTCGTGGTTATTGGTCCGGACAAGACGTCCACCTGACGATCAGCCCCGCACCGGTCAACACCGGCGTGCGGTTGGTCCGCAGCGATCTGCCCGACCAGCCTTCGTTGCTGGCGACCACCGACCGCAGCGACGCGATCAGCTTTCGAACGCTGTTGCGTGACGGCGATGCTTCGTTCGCCATGGTGGAACATCTGATGGCCGCTCTGGCCGGTCTTGAAATCGACAACTGTGTGGTCGAAATCGACGGCGAAGAAATGCCCGGCCTCGATGGCAGCAGCCTGGCCTTTGTCGAAGCCCTGCAATCCGCCGGTCTGGTGATCCAAGCCGACACACGCATGCAATTGGTGATTCACCAGCCGCTGCGTCTGAGGCACAACGATGGTTGGATCGAAGCCACACCTTCGATCTCCGGCGAAACCTATTTCGAATACCAGTTGAACTATGGCGATGACTCGCCGGTTCCCGCGGGCAATTTCGGGATCGAAATGACGCCCCATCGATTCGTACGACAGGTCGCACCGGCACGCACGTTCGTCACCAAAGAACAAGCCGATGCGCTGCACGCATCGGGCGTCGCCAGCCACGTCACCCACCATGATTTGTTGGTGTTCGACGACGACGGACCGATCGACAATCCGCTGCGTTATCGCAACGAATGCAGCCGGCACAAAACACTGGACATGATCGGCGACTTGGCTTTGGTGCCTTGTGACCTGATCGGTCGATTCATTTCACACCGTGGCGGCCACATCCTGAACGGAATGCTGGCCAAGCGACTGAGCGAAATGCTGACCCAACAACGAGCCGGCGAACAGACACGACGAAAAGTGGCCTGA
- a CDS encoding OmpH family outer membrane protein, producing MRSIVKLAIVLTLTAALASVTTVASAQDSGHRIAVVDVAKIFKEHEAIKAQVAAVESKLKSYDEQFKAKREELQKEVEKLKTFSPGTPAYTQQEEKVASMESKLRLEMARTRKELADAEAKIYFDNYQQIAAAVADVAKYNKINLVLRYNSEDMDKAKGDSVVRGVMKNIVYHDSSMDMTAAIMKILSQRIAQGNAGTSAR from the coding sequence GTGCGATCAATCGTCAAACTGGCCATCGTCTTGACCCTCACGGCAGCCCTGGCTTCGGTGACCACCGTCGCATCGGCTCAGGACTCCGGCCACCGCATCGCAGTCGTCGATGTGGCCAAGATCTTCAAAGAACACGAAGCCATCAAGGCTCAAGTGGCTGCCGTCGAATCAAAGCTGAAAAGCTACGACGAACAGTTCAAAGCAAAACGTGAAGAACTGCAAAAGGAAGTCGAAAAGCTGAAGACCTTCAGCCCCGGCACCCCGGCTTATACGCAGCAAGAAGAAAAAGTCGCCTCGATGGAATCGAAGCTGCGTTTGGAAATGGCCCGTACCCGCAAGGAACTGGCCGACGCCGAAGCCAAAATCTACTTTGACAACTACCAGCAAATTGCTGCCGCCGTTGCGGACGTTGCCAAGTACAACAAGATCAACCTGGTGCTGCGCTACAACAGCGAAGACATGGACAAGGCCAAAGGCGACTCGGTCGTCCGTGGCGTCATGAAGAACATCGTCTATCACGATTCGTCGATGGACATGACCGCCGCGATCATGAAGATCTTGAGCCAACGCATCGCCCAGGGTAACGCCGGCACATCCGCCCGCTGA